The proteins below come from a single Plantactinospora sp. KBS50 genomic window:
- a CDS encoding GNAT family N-acetyltransferase, with product MLQPAPGWPVVLADGPVLLRPYRRSDAAAWSEVRRANEKWLAPWESTPPGGWYELNSPLAFKYVYRDQRRSARRGEGMPFAVCLRESDGKERVVGHLNLGNIVRRAFCSAYAGYWVDARAAGRGVIPTALALAVDHAFTHGGLHRIEVNIRPENRPSRRVVEKLGFREEAYHPRYMHIDGGWRDHLGYALTSEDVADEGGLLARWHRLRAAAS from the coding sequence ATGCTCCAGCCGGCTCCGGGCTGGCCCGTGGTGCTCGCGGACGGACCGGTGCTGCTGCGGCCGTACCGGCGCTCCGACGCCGCCGCCTGGTCGGAGGTCCGCCGCGCGAACGAGAAGTGGCTCGCGCCCTGGGAGTCGACCCCGCCCGGCGGCTGGTACGAGCTGAACTCGCCGCTGGCGTTCAAGTACGTCTACCGCGACCAGCGCCGGTCGGCCCGGCGCGGCGAGGGAATGCCGTTCGCGGTCTGCCTGCGGGAGTCGGACGGCAAGGAACGGGTGGTCGGGCACCTCAACCTCGGCAACATCGTGCGGCGGGCGTTCTGCTCCGCGTACGCGGGCTACTGGGTGGACGCCCGCGCCGCCGGTCGGGGCGTGATCCCGACGGCGCTGGCGCTGGCCGTGGACCATGCCTTCACGCACGGCGGTTTGCATCGCATCGAAGTGAACATTCGCCCTGAAAACCGGCCTTCGCGGCGTGTCGTGGAGAAGCTAGGCTTCCGCGAGGAGGCGTACCATCCGCGTTACATGCATATCGACGGTGGCTGGCGAGACCATCTCGGATATGCCCTCACCAGCGAAGATGTCGCCGATGAAGGTGGCCTCCTGGCGCGCTGGCACCGGCTCCGCGCCGCCGCATCCTGA
- a CDS encoding UTP--glucose-1-phosphate uridylyltransferase: MSEHSATPATTSTPRAGRRAVKAVIPAAGLATRFLPATKAVPKELLPVVDRPVLQYIVEEATEAGIGDVLLITGRGKTSMVDHFDRRPDLEARLEEKGDTERLAAVRRPSELAEIYTCRQPEQLGLGHAIGYAESHVGDAPFAVLLGDEFVNLAEPLLPAMLDLQARTDGVVLAFFEVPPADTKRYGIASVQPTGADFADLGDVVEVTGLVEKPKPEDAPSNLAVLGRYVLPGAVFDAIRRTEPGSGGEIQLTDAIDLLRKEGTPVHAIVYRGTRYDTGMPLGYLQTVVQLACEREDLGAEFKAWLRQFVAAGSRGGTGT, encoded by the coding sequence ATGTCGGAGCATTCAGCGACCCCAGCAACGACGTCCACCCCGCGGGCCGGCCGGCGTGCGGTCAAAGCCGTCATTCCGGCCGCCGGCCTGGCGACCCGGTTCCTGCCCGCGACCAAGGCCGTGCCGAAGGAACTCCTGCCGGTGGTCGACCGACCCGTGTTGCAGTACATCGTCGAGGAGGCCACCGAGGCGGGCATCGGCGACGTGCTGCTGATCACCGGCCGCGGCAAGACGTCGATGGTGGACCACTTCGACCGCCGCCCCGACCTGGAGGCCCGACTGGAGGAGAAGGGCGACACCGAACGGCTGGCCGCGGTGCGCCGGCCCAGCGAACTGGCCGAGATCTACACCTGCCGCCAGCCCGAGCAGCTCGGCCTCGGCCACGCCATCGGCTACGCCGAGTCGCATGTGGGCGACGCGCCGTTCGCGGTGCTGCTCGGCGACGAGTTCGTCAACCTGGCCGAGCCGCTGCTGCCGGCCATGCTGGATCTGCAGGCCCGCACCGACGGTGTGGTGCTGGCCTTCTTCGAGGTGCCGCCCGCGGACACCAAGCGGTACGGCATCGCCTCGGTGCAGCCGACCGGTGCCGACTTCGCCGACCTCGGCGACGTGGTCGAGGTGACCGGCCTGGTGGAGAAGCCCAAGCCCGAGGACGCCCCGAGCAACCTCGCGGTGCTGGGCCGGTACGTGTTGCCGGGCGCCGTCTTCGACGCGATCCGGCGCACCGAACCGGGCAGCGGTGGGGAGATCCAGCTCACCGACGCGATCGACCTGCTCCGCAAGGAGGGCACCCCGGTACACGCGATCGTGTACCGCGGCACCCGGTACGACACCGGCATGCCGCTGGGCTACCTCCAGACAGTGGTGCAGCTCGCCTGCGAGCGCGAAGATCTGGGCGCCGAGTTCAAGGCGTGGCTCCGGCAGTTCGTTGCGGCCGGCTCCCGGGGCGGAACCGGTACATGA
- a CDS encoding ISL3 family transposase — MVNDTTRLLGLDGLVVDRVELHPDGSPIVHLSTGSEQAQCCPQCGVRAARVKGWVFTWPRDLPVAGRTTRLRWRKRRWYCDQPGCPRTSFTEHVPQIPARARITVRLRQAAGAAVADGNRTIVQAARDLGMSWPVVAAAFTAHTAAVLPAEPEPVSVLGIDEVRRGKPRWIFDEVTASWTTIVDRWHVGFCDLVGGQGLLAQVEGRTSKAVTDWLTQRPAAWRQHVQAVAIDMCTVFKAAVREALPHATLVVDHFHVVQLANRAVTEVRRRMTVTHRGRRGRATDPEWQQRNRLTRSAARMRAEHVDRLADTLSNLPAKIGAPILTAWNAKEDLLDLLALARTHPNRETTARLLHRFYTRCADSDLPELHRLATTIETWWPEILAFLHTGITNAGSEGTNRVIKTVARDAYGFRNPENQRLRTRAATTRRHRRHLNPA, encoded by the coding sequence ATGGTCAACGATACGACCCGGCTGCTGGGCCTGGACGGCCTGGTGGTGGATCGGGTCGAGCTGCACCCGGATGGTTCCCCCATCGTCCACCTGTCCACCGGTAGCGAGCAGGCACAATGCTGCCCTCAGTGCGGTGTCCGGGCCGCCCGGGTCAAGGGCTGGGTGTTCACCTGGCCCCGGGATCTGCCGGTGGCCGGACGCACCACGCGGTTGCGGTGGCGTAAACGCCGCTGGTACTGCGATCAGCCCGGATGCCCGCGCACGTCGTTCACCGAACACGTGCCACAGATCCCGGCACGGGCACGGATCACCGTCCGGTTGCGGCAGGCGGCCGGCGCGGCGGTCGCCGACGGCAACCGAACGATCGTGCAGGCCGCCCGTGATCTGGGCATGTCCTGGCCAGTCGTCGCGGCCGCGTTCACCGCGCACACCGCAGCGGTGCTGCCGGCCGAGCCCGAACCGGTGAGCGTGCTGGGCATCGACGAGGTCCGCCGAGGCAAACCTCGCTGGATCTTCGACGAGGTCACCGCGTCGTGGACCACCATCGTCGACCGCTGGCACGTCGGCTTCTGCGATCTCGTCGGCGGGCAGGGTCTACTCGCCCAGGTCGAAGGCCGGACCAGCAAGGCGGTGACCGACTGGCTCACCCAACGCCCCGCCGCCTGGCGTCAACACGTCCAGGCCGTCGCGATCGACATGTGTACCGTGTTCAAGGCCGCCGTCCGCGAGGCGCTGCCGCACGCGACGCTGGTCGTGGACCACTTCCACGTCGTCCAGCTGGCCAACCGGGCCGTCACCGAGGTCCGCCGCCGCATGACAGTCACACACCGCGGCCGGCGCGGCCGGGCCACCGACCCGGAGTGGCAGCAACGCAACCGGCTGACCAGGTCAGCAGCCCGCATGCGCGCCGAGCACGTCGACCGGCTGGCCGACACCCTCAGCAACCTGCCGGCGAAGATCGGCGCACCGATCCTGACGGCCTGGAACGCCAAGGAAGACCTGCTCGACCTACTCGCGCTCGCCCGCACCCACCCGAACCGGGAAACCACCGCCCGGCTGCTGCACCGCTTCTACACCCGCTGCGCCGACTCTGACCTGCCCGAACTCCACCGGCTCGCCACCACGATCGAGACCTGGTGGCCGGAAATCCTCGCGTTCCTGCACACCGGCATCACCAACGCCGGCTCCGAAGGAACCAACCGGGTCATCAAGACCGTCGCCCGCGACGCCTACGGATTCCGTAACCCCGAAAACCAGCGGCTACGCACCCGCGCCGCCACCACCCGCCGCCACCGCAGACACCTCAACCCCGCTTAA
- a CDS encoding IS3 family transposase (programmed frameshift) has translation MVVAQDGVMSRGKGPRSGGPRARRSFTPGQKLELLAGYEQAVAAGEGGAFLRREGLYSSLMSEWRRARDAGLLQGKPAGETVGRPSAEQAEIARLRRELAQAQARLARTETALTIMGKAPRALGGHLQERAGRSGRVRARQALMAAYRELTSTGTTTRQAAAMTGIARSSADRDRRRPTPSRPARRTPANALTPSERGQVLRLLNSPEFVDAAPAQIYAALLDQGVYVGSIATMYRLLREHEQVRERRRQARHPARRRPELIADRPGQVYTWDITKLAGPVKGVYYDAYVMIDIYSRYIIGVRVHARESGPLAESMMREVFGTHGVPHVVHADRGTSMTSKSVADLLEDLQVTRSHSRPKTSNDNPYSEAWFKTLKYAPVFPDRFASLAQARAFMAEFVTWYNHAHRHSGIGMHTPADVHHGRHHTVRANREDTLTAARTTHPERFGATRLLPKILDLPEQVWINKPEPQPHAA, from the exons ATGGTTGTGGCTCAGGATGGGGTCATGAGTCGTGGGAAGGGTCCGCGTTCGGGTGGGCCGCGGGCACGTCGGTCGTTCACGCCGGGGCAGAAGCTGGAGTTGCTGGCCGGGTATGAGCAGGCCGTCGCGGCCGGTGAGGGCGGGGCGTTCCTGCGGCGGGAGGGCTTGTACTCGTCGTTGATGTCGGAGTGGCGCCGGGCCCGTGACGCCGGCCTGTTGCAGGGCAAACCGGCCGGGGAGACGGTCGGGCGGCCGTCGGCGGAGCAGGCGGAGATCGCCCGGCTGCGGCGGGAACTGGCGCAGGCGCAGGCGAGGCTGGCGCGGACCGAGACGGCGTTGACGATCATGGGAAAAGCGC CGAGAGCTCTTGGAGGACATCTCCAGGAGCGAGCCGGACGGTCCGGACGTGTTCGGGCTCGGCAAGCGCTGATGGCCGCCTACCGGGAGTTGACCAGCACCGGTACCACGACTCGGCAGGCGGCGGCGATGACCGGGATCGCCCGGTCCAGCGCGGACCGGGACCGGCGCCGGCCGACACCGTCGCGACCGGCCCGGCGGACGCCGGCGAACGCGCTCACCCCGAGTGAGCGCGGGCAGGTGCTGCGGCTGTTGAACAGCCCGGAGTTCGTCGACGCCGCCCCGGCGCAGATCTACGCGGCGTTGCTGGACCAGGGCGTCTACGTGGGCTCGATCGCCACCATGTATCGGCTCCTACGCGAACACGAGCAGGTCCGCGAGCGTCGCCGGCAGGCCCGGCACCCCGCCAGGCGGCGTCCCGAGTTGATCGCCGACCGGCCGGGGCAGGTCTACACCTGGGACATCACGAAGCTTGCCGGACCGGTCAAGGGTGTCTACTACGACGCCTACGTAATGATCGACATCTACTCCCGGTACATCATCGGTGTCCGCGTGCACGCCCGCGAGTCCGGACCCCTGGCGGAGTCGATGATGCGCGAGGTGTTCGGCACCCATGGTGTCCCGCACGTCGTGCACGCCGACCGGGGCACCTCGATGACCTCGAAATCGGTCGCTGACCTACTCGAAGACCTTCAGGTCACCCGCTCGCACTCCCGGCCGAAGACCTCCAACGACAACCCGTACAGCGAGGCATGGTTCAAGACGTTGAAGTACGCGCCGGTCTTCCCGGACCGGTTCGCGTCCCTGGCCCAGGCGCGGGCGTTCATGGCCGAGTTCGTGACCTGGTACAACCACGCCCACCGGCACTCCGGGATCGGCATGCACACCCCCGCCGACGTCCACCACGGCCGTCACCACACCGTCCGCGCCAACCGCGAGGACACCCTCACCGCAGCCCGCACGACGCACCCGGAACGGTTCGGCGCCACCCGGCTACTACCCAAGATCCTCGACCTGCCCGAACAGGTCTGGATCAACAAACCCGAGCCGCAACCACACGCCGCTTAA
- the glp gene encoding gephyrin-like molybdotransferase Glp — protein sequence MTATADAEAAANELMPLAEYLGSVLRRLRALPPLDLDLTQAYGNTLAEEVVAPHAFPAFDQAAIDGYAARWEDLSLGRGAGYAPAAGPLPGSGRPGELRPVRLNVVGDLGAASWRPVRLTPGACFSVAAGSPLPSTADVVVPVEWTDQGMAAVEIYRVPKRGYGVRRCGEEVAAGELLARAGTYVTPALVAIFAATGIGHVVVRPSPRVVIVATGDELVDVGRASQPGQVVDTNSHALTAAAAEVGALAYRVGICDDDPEGLRGLLEDQTLRADLIITTGGTGTGPGDMVRRILSRRDGTRAGPVTFTEVALYPGTALGFGTVGAEEVPVVCLPGDPGAALIGFEVLARPAIQLLAGAEPVFRPSARAHLLETVSSPAGLREFRPAHVAERRGGGYTVQPLRGGRHTLAGLAEANGLLVLGERVTSAAAGSTVDVLLLDRQR from the coding sequence ATGACAGCCACGGCCGATGCCGAGGCGGCCGCCAACGAGCTGATGCCGCTCGCCGAGTACCTGGGCAGCGTGCTGCGCAGGCTCCGCGCGCTGCCCCCGCTCGACCTCGACCTCACCCAGGCGTACGGCAACACGCTTGCCGAGGAGGTCGTGGCCCCGCACGCCTTCCCGGCGTTCGACCAGGCCGCGATCGACGGGTACGCCGCCCGGTGGGAGGACCTGTCGTTGGGCCGGGGCGCCGGGTACGCCCCGGCCGCCGGTCCGCTGCCCGGGTCCGGCCGCCCCGGCGAACTACGCCCGGTCCGGCTCAATGTGGTCGGTGACCTGGGCGCCGCCAGTTGGCGACCGGTGCGGCTGACCCCGGGCGCCTGCTTCTCGGTCGCCGCCGGATCCCCGCTGCCCAGCACCGCCGACGTCGTGGTGCCGGTGGAGTGGACCGATCAGGGCATGGCGGCCGTGGAGATCTACCGGGTGCCCAAGCGCGGTTACGGGGTACGCCGCTGCGGCGAGGAGGTCGCGGCCGGCGAACTGCTGGCCCGGGCCGGGACGTACGTGACGCCTGCCCTGGTCGCGATCTTCGCGGCCACCGGGATCGGGCACGTGGTGGTCCGGCCCAGCCCGCGGGTGGTGATCGTGGCCACCGGCGACGAACTGGTCGACGTGGGCCGGGCCAGCCAGCCCGGACAGGTGGTGGACACCAACTCGCACGCCCTGACGGCCGCCGCCGCCGAGGTGGGGGCGCTGGCCTACCGGGTGGGAATCTGCGACGACGATCCGGAGGGGCTGCGCGGCCTGCTGGAGGACCAGACCCTGCGGGCCGACCTGATCATCACGACCGGTGGCACCGGGACCGGCCCGGGGGACATGGTCCGGCGGATCCTGTCCCGCCGGGACGGCACCCGCGCCGGACCGGTCACGTTTACAGAGGTGGCCCTCTATCCCGGAACCGCGCTCGGGTTCGGTACGGTCGGTGCCGAGGAGGTGCCGGTCGTGTGTCTACCCGGTGACCCCGGTGCCGCGTTGATCGGCTTCGAGGTGTTGGCCCGTCCCGCCATACAACTGCTCGCAGGCGCCGAGCCGGTGTTCCGGCCCAGCGCCCGGGCGCATCTGCTGGAGACCGTCTCGTCACCGGCCGGGCTGCGGGAGTTCCGCCCCGCGCACGTGGCCGAGCGGCGCGGCGGTGGCTACACGGTGCAGCCGCTGCGCGGCGGCCGGCACACCCTGGCCGGGCTGGCCGAGGCGAACGGGCTGCTGGTGCTGGGCGAACGGGTCACCAGCGCGGCGGCCGGCTCGACCGTCGATGTGCTGCTGCTGGACCGGCAGCGGTGA
- a CDS encoding ATP-binding protein, translating into MLAHEVDRGAVDWATLGVGGASWEDLDPLEFERARRLAGASGAAADRILATLSDREIANALGLARNDAAVTAGALLLFGKVDAIRDYLPTHDAAFQVLRGLEVQVNDFMPYPLFRLAEEMFARFKARNQENELQFGLFRVSVATYSEAAFREALANALIHRDYTRRGAVHVQWTEDQLEISSPGGFPLGVRLDNLLVAPPHPRSPLLADAFKRVGLVERTGRGINRIFAEQLRLGRSAPDYGRSSDDQVVAVLPGGPANLSITRWVTEQESQQGAPLSLPELQVLSELERERRASTATLAHVLQRTDTETRTLLARMVERGWVEARGGGKGRSWHLSAAVYRAFESPASYVRIRGFEPLQQEQMVLQYVDAHGRISRSQAADLCSLGSEQASRLLRRMAREGKLEAQGERRGTTYVKPGRPK; encoded by the coding sequence ATGCTGGCCCATGAGGTGGATCGCGGTGCAGTCGATTGGGCAACACTTGGCGTTGGTGGTGCCAGCTGGGAGGACCTTGATCCGCTGGAGTTCGAGCGCGCGCGGCGCTTGGCTGGTGCATCCGGTGCAGCTGCTGACCGGATCCTAGCAACATTGTCTGATCGCGAAATTGCAAATGCGCTCGGATTGGCGCGAAATGATGCCGCCGTGACTGCGGGGGCGCTTCTCCTTTTCGGCAAGGTCGATGCAATTCGCGATTATCTGCCGACACACGACGCGGCATTTCAGGTTTTGCGTGGTCTTGAGGTTCAGGTGAACGACTTCATGCCGTATCCGTTGTTCAGGTTGGCTGAGGAGATGTTCGCACGCTTTAAAGCGCGGAATCAGGAGAATGAGCTGCAATTTGGCCTTTTCCGTGTGTCGGTTGCGACCTACTCCGAGGCGGCGTTCCGCGAGGCATTGGCCAACGCGCTCATCCATCGGGACTATACGCGCCGCGGTGCCGTTCATGTGCAGTGGACCGAGGACCAGTTAGAGATATCGAGCCCGGGTGGGTTTCCCTTAGGAGTGCGTCTGGACAACCTCCTTGTCGCACCGCCTCATCCTCGGAGCCCGCTGCTGGCTGACGCCTTCAAGCGCGTCGGCCTGGTGGAACGAACGGGGCGCGGTATTAATCGCATCTTTGCCGAGCAGCTAAGGCTCGGCCGGTCAGCCCCGGACTATGGCCGGAGCTCAGACGATCAGGTCGTCGCCGTTCTTCCCGGTGGACCGGCGAATCTTTCCATCACGCGATGGGTAACTGAGCAGGAGAGCCAGCAGGGAGCACCACTTAGCCTCCCTGAACTTCAAGTCCTGTCGGAACTCGAACGCGAGCGTCGCGCAAGTACGGCGACGTTGGCCCACGTGCTGCAACGGACCGATACTGAGACGCGGACTCTTCTCGCCCGGATGGTGGAGCGAGGTTGGGTGGAAGCTCGGGGGGGAGGCAAAGGCCGTAGTTGGCATCTGTCTGCCGCGGTGTACCGTGCGTTCGAATCCCCTGCAAGCTATGTGCGGATCCGTGGCTTCGAACCACTACAGCAGGAGCAAATGGTGCTGCAGTACGTGGACGCTCACGGCCGGATAAGCCGTTCCCAGGCAGCCGACCTTTGCTCGCTCGGTTCCGAGCAGGCTAGCCGATTGCTGAGGCGAATGGCGCGAGAGGGAAAGCTCGAAGCTCAGGGAGAGAGACGGGGCACGACTTATGTAAAGCCTGGCCGACCGAAGTAG